The genomic DNA gtaAAACGGAAACGATGACACTGACCCACTTGTCCGCTGAGATCGCCGGCATGGGGCACAGTTGGAGACAGTAgacagggctagatggacttcAGTCTGGCAGCGCCTGTGTTCCTAAAGTGCTTTGGGAATCTGTATAAAAACTGCTAAGGATAAAGCCTCAATCTGCTGCTGCTAATGCACTGAGCGCCAggctcccctccccgctcccGTGATGTGCCAGGTGCAGGGCTCCGTCAGCtgggttaaaaataaacaacGGGCCAGATGGAGCAAATGAGCAAAATCTCCCCTCTAGCGACCAAAAAACTAtagctaataataataaaaatagacccggctccccccccagcccctgagaACTCTGTGAATCCCCCCCGCCACCAgcgcctcccctcccagcccagagcgCACGTCCTATCTGGGTGGGGTTGTCTGGCAGCTCCTTGCAGGACAGGAGTGCAAAGGCGGCTGTTGCAAATGAGCCCAGTCCATGGGTAAGGTGGCCCTGTTTGAGCAGCGCCCCGGGGAAGGGCTTGGTTCACATGTAGCACATGTGCTCTCAGCCGCTGGTAGCGGGGCCCCTGACGTGGCATGCGGGGGGTATGCCGGTGCAATGCCCCCGCCGCCTCCCGAGAGCCAGGGTCTGGGCTAAGTGCTTGAGAGGCTGCATAGCCCCGTCAGGATTGCTTTTCGCTCACATGCTATGGGAGCGTCTGCATCGTCTTTGCCTATCCCCCTGCACGTCTGTCTGTCCAACAGCTCCATATCTGGCCACGTGTTAGAAATTAGCTAACAGGAGctctgtatctaattcctatataaaaatAGAGGATTTAATACCTATTAGACCCACTCAACTCTAATACTAACGTGATCTCACGTCTTGTGTCAAGTCACTTAGGgaacactggttaggtttaaaattgtaatgtacGTTCGTTGTGACTAACgcttgaatacaacaattgaaacaattgtagaaaaagcTAGATGactttctatcacttttttgcaGGTCATCaagcttggaatagatcatttaactttggaAACATCCTACCAGGGCAAGGCCCCGTGAGTTTATAGGGCACCTGCCTGGGGCTTGAGGGGTGTTACCTcactacaaataatagactagaaactgACCTTCaacaggagtgaaactgacactttcaagtcactGTCACAATATTGCCagtcccaaatgttcaaaaactcATGAGATTAGCTTTAAAAATGATGGATTTGGGGATCTTCTTATttaccttctgctttttgagcctttaagtgCACCGGGGTCACATtctgaagctttctccacagccacgaggactagaaacttcatttttctttaagaacgaaggctgaaatcatcacagatccacctgactccaggagctggggctttatggAAACAAtaatcatgagactcatgacaaaacgatgagagttggcaacatggcTTTTACTGCTGTTGAAAGGCTAAttactttccagaaggctcttaAACCCAACACGACAGCGAGCGAGTTGCAgttctcacaggagaatatttaaatcaaacaccaagaaaattctatattttaaagttgagaaaaaaaCAGAGACGTCTGAGGTATCTCAGGGCCACtgaaggcaggaaaggaaaataaacagctgcccagagctcctgtgcctctTCCTTTAGAGAgaaagttggagggtcaaatcttctagtccttaatCAACTAAACCTTCTATTGCCGTCAGTACCTCCAGTCATAGCTataaacatcacagtgaccaTGTGCTGACATGTGTGGTCGGtaactatacacttcatacttaaatatATGAGCCGTCTTCTCCAGACTTACACAGTTTTTATGCCTTGGCTCAGGGACTGGcttttctggcatattctgaacagtgctgagcacacagatggTGCCCAGTGAATAATGCAAATCATGACAATAAGTGTCGACTTTATGGACCCTGTGGAtgcagtttctgttctttgttctggaattggcctgaaTGCAGCTGAAGCCTTAAGAATGGCAGGTGTACACACACCGGATACTCACACAGCACTTTCGCCTTGCTTCCTTTTGTCAACTCAGAACAGGAAATGACGGAACAAAatagttttcagttaaaatgtaaaactgcccagcagccattgctgtacaacccagcctggggcagaacctgccaccccTTGGGAGTTAAGTCGTCTCTTCTCATCTGACTCTCATTCTCCAGCCTTCCTGATCTCTgcactgcttttcatgctgtcagCCATGGCCTCCATCCTGGGACCGTTCGCTGGCGTCTCAGAGAACTGGCTGCCTTGTTTTTGCTCCCATCTAtcagaatcctttttttttttttgcagcatgcagAGGCTGGTCTACTGGGTCGGGAGCAAGACCTGGGTTCTCCTCCCCTCATGAACTTCCTCGCTGACCCCAGGCCAGTGCTTTAaggactgattttcaaaggtttttaggcacccaaagctGCAGCGAGGCATCTAatggggtttacaaagcaccgAACCTTCTAAGtgcatttgaaaaatctcacgaggtggctaaatacctttgaaaatctggcctttagtctgtgtgtgcctcaatgccccatctgtacaatggggataaaacCGCTGCTCGACCTCACCGAGGGGCAACCTAGGCTCAGTGCTTGGCTGTATATTTTCTGAGGCCCGCCCCCGTGTTCGCTCTAAaacaacccctcctccctcccacccccctccacagagGGATTCCTCTAAACTTCCAGATCCTGAATCTAATCACCAGCCTGTCCTCAGCGTCATCAtcctgcctctgtttgtaaataaaatactgaccccctgccccaggggcaccGCTCCTCTGCAGAACTTACATGTCACACTAATGCAGGGGTCTAGTTAACAGCTTCACCTGGGCGCTTGCACCCCCTGTATGAAACTcagggtgggggggctccccccgccccttggcACCCTTGCTCTCTGCACTCAGGAattccacgcccccccccccgtagcTCCCAGCCAGCGAGCCAGGCGCGTGGGCGGGCGAGGATGCTCGGAGCTTTTCCAGAGCGCGGGAATGTCGCTACACGGTTCTGCACGTTGCCGGCTGCATGCCGGCAAAGCCGCACGCCTCCATCCGGCCGCCTGAGTGGGCGGGAGAGCCAGGCCGGGCCACGCAGCGAGGTCAGGAAGGTGACTGCTGTTGGCACCCGCCCtcggccccagctctgggctcagTAAATCCCCCCCACCACAGCTGTTTACATTAAACATACACATTGATCCGCTTGCTCTTGTAAGTGCTGGGGGTGGGATGTAAgggcttcctctccctcccccccctcccgccccataaATCCCTGCAccattctcccccaccctgcactTTTACTTCAACCCTGCATGCGCCTCAGGCCCTGCTGGGGCCACGCAGCACCTGGCTGGCCTTGCAAAGACATTCCCACTCACTGCCATCCACCCCACAGCTCCACCCACGCGGCCCTGGCCCATAAACAtctgagcagctggctctggggttaGGGCGGTTTAGCTGGTTCATAAGACCGGcttgcccgccccctcccctgctgtgtgggtgggtgggaccCTAGGAGGCCCAGGAGAACAGCATTAGCTCACACAAGGCAGCCCGCTTCATCGACTCGTAGTGTCAGTGTTATGAGTCAGGCATTGGTCTCTCGCGCTCTCTCTCGctaggggtcagagcaggggcctggcaggcaggactcctgggttcttagATCCCTGAGGCTCAGGAGAGGTGCAGGTttctagtgggttagagcgggAAGGGGCATCAGGGGTCTACCCCTGACTCTGGGAGGGTTGgggctagtggtcagagcaggtgacaaagccaggattcctgggttcgagtcccagctctgggaggggagtggtgccTACTGGTTGGGGAGGGAGAACAGACCTGGCAGTCAAGCCACCGTGGTTTCTAGTCTTTATTTGGCCTTTGGGGCAGTCACGTCacggctctgtgcctcagtttctccagatGCTAAGACTGCTCCGGCTTTGACAAGCACTTGCACATGCCTCTGCCGAAAGCTGCTAACAGGAACCATAACAGCACTGACGTGTAAATTACACGTGTGcgacaccgggggggggggggggggttggtggcAGATGTGCTAGGAGTTAAAATTAGGACCAAAAAAGCTAAAAGAGTAACTGATAATtacgggggaggagggaacagggCAGGCCTCCTAAAGACAGAGCGAGTGAAGGCGTGTGCAGTGGGAGAGGGAGGCGCTGAAGTCTGGCCCAGCCGCAGCTGCTGGCCACCTGCCTCCTAATGGAGCCCATCTCCCCTTCTGCAGAGGTGGAATTAGTTCTTCGTGGGGATGGTGAGCGAAGGGGCCCGCGCTGGGGAAGGGGAGCATTTAGCAGCAGCTACGAAAGGCTGGGTGGCTCTGAGGGAGCGTAACTCAGGCTCCAGCCGCCCCGACCCGCAGCAGCAGGGTGAGAAACCACCGAGTGCAACAGGCAATGAGCCGCAGGGCGGATGCCACCAGCTTTGGTCGGGACGAAATGGAGccggggagaggaaagggggctGGGGGCCCAGGGCTCGGCGAGGGGGGGCTGCTAGAGTCATCAGCGTGATCAGGCaattgggggcagaggggggtccTACCCGGCGCTGTGCCCAGCAGCTGGCTCGAGCATTGGCCAGAATTGATTTTTAACAGGATTCAAGGCAATGGCAGGTTGGACTGAAGAGCCTGATGGCGCTGGGAGAACTGTAGGCCTGGCGGCCCACACACTGGGAATCCTCCATAggcacccagcccccagcctACCGCCGAGCTGCTGGCCAGCCAGTAATGctcatggggcagccccagccacaCTCAGAAAGGGGCGTTCCTGCCAGATAGGGGCAGTGGATGCTTTCtcaaggatgggggggggggggaatgggaatcaGGGCTCCTGGGGTCTGGTCCCAGCTGGAGGAAGAAAATGGGTGGGGGCTAATGGGGTTAAAGAAAAGGGGAGTGGGCATCAAGACGCTTGGGGCCTATTTGCAGCTCTGCAGGGGGAGTGGCTCGTGGTTAAAGTAGGGCTGGGGACTCAGGACTCTTTTCCTCCTTGTGCCACTCACAGATTCTCTCCGTGCTAGTGGAATTTCCTGCGGGCCAGTTTGCCCAGTTTTATAGTTGCTTTGCACCATGGGAGATGCCACAGCAGTGCCCAGAATGATGCCCATTGAGTATatggccagcccagcccagcgtgGTGGCCTAGACAGTGAGGTGAGGCCAGGCGAGATGGGGGGACTCATGCAGGGGTTGCCTCTCTTATGAAAGCACAGGTCGCAGGGCACAGTCGGTTCCGATTCCCAGTGCAAAAATGTCCCTGTTGAGAAACATTTTCATGCGAACCAGGGGCAAGTCGCGACTTTGCACAAGGGCAAGGAGCAGCAGGCAGAGCGATGGGGGGCAGGAGACGACTCCATCGCAGGCAGGAAATTCCCATACTGGGGCAAGGGAATTTTAACAAGGTTTCCAGTCACTGATCTGCCGGACAACAGACTCTGCCCTCCCGCCCCAGCCAGGCTGATGTGGAGAGAGACACAGGTTCATTCATTTATTTCCTTACAAACACAGCAGGTTCAGACATTGCCTGACAGATGCATTTACAGTTTGGGGATTGGTTTAGTGGTGGGGtgttccctccccctccaaccTGATCCAGCCCTCCTGGAGCCCCGGTGCTCCCACCCCTGCAGAGCGGGGTAAGGAATGGCAGAGGTTGCATCTCTGGGTCAGTTTCCTACCATGACACCAGTaactcccctccccaagctccAGCAGCCACGAAGCTCCCTCGAAGGGGGGGGACGCGCCCTGTCTCGCCCGCTGCTGGGGGACCAAGCAGGGATCCATCCTCACCGCTCTCCCTTGAAGTTCCTCGGCGAGCCAGAAACGTGGCTGCCCATGAGAAATGGAAGAGCGCTGCAGGATCAGAGGAACCCTTCTAATTGCACCCCTTCCAAGCGGACTGGCGAGGGACGAAGGAGTGCCTGGGCTGAAGGGATCTACACATGCCCTGTCTTGATGAGCTTGGCTGATAGCACCGGTAGCATTTGGCAATGTAAGGGATCTAGGCCTGTTATTCCACTGTGTAAttcccctcccccgaccccccaGCGTTAGCTCCCCGCACCCTCCTCCCCAGTGGCACAGATCCCAGCTAGGACCACCCCATCTCTCTAGAGTGTATTTATCCCCTTATGCAaacacccaccctccacccctgtACGCATGCTTCCCGTTCACCCACCGGCCTTCCAGCTCACAGCTCTCCCACCGCTCCTGACCAGTTAGCCGTTGTGGCTACGGAGACAGATGCCTGGAGGCCACGCAAAGGCCACGGGGTCTCACACAGCTGCTGGCTAGAGCCAGGGGGGACATGACACCCATTTCCTGTCCCTCCGCCTTCCCCTGTCCCATTGCCGTCTCCTGCCTGGGCCACACAGGGGCCCTGCtgaaaagcccactgaagtcaatagctgGAAGATGTCGCTAGGCTTGGGATCAGGCCCACACGGCGACTAAGCGGTGGCCAGCTTGACTGTGGATTGGGTTCGGTGGGGAACCAGGGGAAACGGGGGCCGTTTTTAATGGGGGGGGGCCAATGACGACAAAAGCATCACGAAGATGCCATCAAACTTTCCCGcgctatttaaaaaataaataaataaaatcccacCAGCTCAAATCACAAAGCTGGTGTGcaagcttcccccccaccccctgcgtTGGCAGCTCTGGTCGCTGTCTCGCCCAAGGGACAGCGAGACGAGAGACAATTTAATCAGCGCAATCAGGTTGCACCCATCCGCAGCCCGGATGCCGTCTGTTAATTGAACAGGGCTGCTCTTCCAAAGCCAGGATCCGGCCTGGGACGCCTTGTGCCCTGTATCACACTTGTGCCAGGAGGGGGGTGGTAAAGCGGCAGCAGGACTAAGCAGCCTGGTAGCCGCAGCAAAGCACGGAGGGTTATTTATCCAGGTGCCCTTGGCTAATGGGCGGCTAAGCCAAGTGCCCCCTGGAAAGCTTAGTCTGTCAGCCTCCTCTGACCGCCCATAGGGAGTACAAGGGGTGAGGGTCAATTGTCCCTCGGCATCTCTGTGCGGCTCAGCACAGAGGGCAAGGCGTGGACTGGCCAGCACTGACACCTGAATAAAAGGCCCCTGAAAAATCTCGGGGCAGCCTCTAAGCCCTGGCTAATACCCCTTCCTCACCGCGTACGCAACCAGGGAGCTATTTACAGAGTCCGACAGTGGCCAGGAGTTCAGTTGGTGGCCGGACATGCCCCCCTGCAAATAAAACAGACGGAGGAGGACGTGACACAGGACGCCATCCAGGTAGCCGCTGGCGACTGGATCCGTTGGCTACCAGCTCCCAACGAGCGAGGCAAACAAATCCACATGCAAGGCTGGAGCCAGTTCCCTCAATTggtagccaggactcctgggtcctgacTGTCAAGGTCATTcattctctcccaccccaccattgCAACATCCGAATAAACTAAAACCCTCCCGGGACCCGTCAGCACCTggttaacaaataaataaacacGGAAAATTCTTCCCCTGGTTGGACATTTGGAGTCTCACGGAGGGCTTGTTGTTTTAACGCCTTAGAGAAGAATTCTGCAGTCCCTGCATCTTCTAGTCCACCCCTCCCATCCGGCGCTCACAACATCTTCTCCATGTGCTGCTCCGCTTTGAGGGTGCTGTATAGAAATCCCTGGAGGCCCCCCGAAGACGGGATGCTCGCACCCCCCCGGTCCTGGCCTTCTCCCAAAGCCGCAACACATGGAGTGCGTTGATTGTGTAGTTCAGCAGTGGAGACGCCCACGGAGGCAGGTACCCCGCTCTGGACAGCTGCCCTGGGTTGGGGCAGGTGGGGTGGAAGCTGGGGAGGGAATTACTCCTTAAATCTCCGGTTGGCTTGGATTTTCTTGTAGTAGTTTTCCGCCTCGTTGTCTGTGTGGCCGTCCTTCTCGCTGACCGTGAGGCTGGTGGGCTTCCTCCGCAGGGTGGACTCTCGGCTGGTGGGGCCTAGCACGTTCTCCGGCATGCCCTCACCCCGCTCCgccgccccaccccctcccgtCGCCACGTTGATGGTGGCCACGCTGCCGTAGCGCGGCTCGTCTTGCTCGATGTCGCTGACGGAGGAGCCTGGGGAGACGCCGGCGCTCCTGGTGGGCCGGAAGCCCCGGTAATCCTTGCCCATCTCGTTCAGCTCGTAGGCTTCTTGCCCATCCGAGCCTTTCTGGGCCACCTTCCACTCCCAGGGCCCGTTGCCGGAGGAGAGGTGCACCACAGGGTGGTGCGGGGCGTGGGCATCGATGGTGATGATGCTGGAGCTGTCCCGCTCTGACGGCGAGCGGTACTGGGAAGAGTCGGAGCTGGTGGAGGACGAGGAGGTCTCCGAGTGCTTGGGGGTGACTGACACCAGGCCCTGCTGCTTGGACATGGCAATGACCTGCATGAGCCGAGGCGGGTTGGCCACCCGCTGGCCCGCCCCCTTCTCCGCCATCATCATCCACTTGGCCCGCACggccgagctgctggtgggtgagaTGTTGGCAGTGCCTTGGCTCTCCTCGGGGATGTGAACCAGCTGGGACGCCCCTGGCCGGGGCTGGATAAGAACCCGGGGCCCCATGGCGGCCCGCTCAGCCGTGCGGGCCTGCACTGTCGGGTAGAGTGAGGAGGGGACGTGCTCCTCTTCATCCGCGCCTACCGAGTCTGAGCCAGCCCTCGCGTGCCCGCTGGCCTCCTCGGCCAGCGTCATACTCCGGCCCTCCAGGGATTTCTGCTTCCACTCAGTGATGAGCTGCTTGGAGCGGCAGGCGTCTACTGGCACGTGGATGGTCATGTGGCGCCGGGCGGGGTCGTCCATGGAGGGGGTGTTGACCCGCGGCAGGGTGTTGCTGAAGGTGACCATGTTCTCCTTGCCCATGGGGCTGCGGGGGGCCAGCAGGTCCACGTCCACGCTGGCCCGTTTCAGGCTGCCCAGGGAGTTCTTCTCCCGCTGGACCTGGCGGTTCACCCCGTCCAGCCGGGTCTGGGGGTTGAGCTCGTCAGTGCTGACCGACTTATTCTGGTGGTACACCGAGTCGTGGCCGCGCTGGGTCAGGGCCCGCAAGGCGTCCTTGGTGGGGGGGTTGGCCGGGGCCCTCTCGGTCGGTGCTTGGAAGTTGCCCACGGCGTGGTACGCCTGAGGGGGCGAGAAAGCTCAGGGGTCAGGGGTCAGACCACATGGCAGCCATCCAATCACAGTTTGGGCGCCCGTGGGCTCCCCACTTTTAGGGCGCTTCCATCACTCCTAATGCCAGTGACTGACACCAACCCCTGGAGGGAGACGCAAAGGCCCTTCCTCTCAGCAGGGGCTCTAAGCTCAGCTCCCTGagcctggctccccccccccccaccgggggCGTGAACTCACCAGGTAGGCGGCAATCCCCGAGCCGATGAGGAAGCCCACGTAGACGTCGATAGGATGGCTGCGGTACTGGGTGATCTGGGTCAAACCGCAGACGCCGGCAGCGATGGCAAAGGCGAAGACCAGGATAGGCTTCAGAAGCTTGGTGCTGTCTGAGATGATGGAGTTGAAATACATCTGGCCAGAGGAGGGGAGAGCGGGGGCCTGTCAGAGCCACGGGTCGAGCGCTGGCCCATCAAATGCACGGGGCTGGCTGGGCAGCCAAGGATGCGACCTCCTGTGTTGGTGGGTgacccccctccctgcatggACTGCCCAGGCCTTTCTGGTTCACGGGGGCACCTCGGCTAGTCCCAGGAGGGTGAGGGTTATGTTAGCTGTATGCtgttttgcgtgtgtgtgtgagaaagagagagcaaaGCACTCTGTGTGTTTGCACACATGGGTGCGTGTTGAGGGGGCATTTGATTGTATCGGGGGGCACCGTAGGTGTGTTTGCATTTGCATAAGGCAGGGGACTGTGTGCATGTATCCATGGGGGGTGCACCAAAGCTGTTTGCATGTGTGTGGAGCAGCacgtgtgtgttggggggggcgtACAGTGAGGGGGCTTGCCTGCGGAAGGAGCTGTACGGGGCATGGTGAGGGACCGAACTGTAAGCATGGAGGCAGGCACGTGTCTGTGGACTTCACATACTTGCTTGCATCAGCCTGTGGTTGCAAGTCAGGGAGATAAGGAGAGAGGCGGGTGAACTCACCGACACGTAGACAGCGGCGAAAGCTGACAGCGTGGCATGCTGGGACGGGAAAGTCTTCCTGCAAAAGGGAAGCAAAGGACAGCTCGAGCAGCCTGGGCTAGTGCTGGCAGAGACCTTGCTGCGGCACGGTGGGTGGCCAGATCCCAGCATGATACATGCAGCGGGGCCCGGCGGGGTGTGGGTGAGAAGAGACAGCCTTGTACTCCCTTCCTTTGGGGCCGTCGGGGGCAGGGTCCCTCAAGCCGAGTCCTTTGGCTCTGGACTGCACGGGACGTACCTGGCAGAGAGAATCGCATTCTGGTCCTGGCCCGAGCAGATGTCCTGGGTGATGTAAGGGTTGGAGTCACAGGAGATCCCGAGCAGCGTATAGTTGGGCTTGCAGACCGTCAGGAAAAAGGGGGCGTGGTAGCCGGTGGCCAGCTGGATCACGTCAGTCACCAGGGCGGTGGCACAGAGTCCGAACACGTGGACCCCTGGGGAAACCATGAGCGGGTCATGGATTAGAGCCTCAGCCACCGGGAAGTCACCGAtgttcctctgccccctcccacctgcctctccccccagcccctctgtccATTTTCCcaatccccctcccacctgcctcGCCCCTCCCAGGTTTGGGTCAAGGCCAGGTGTGGAAGCCCCACAGGGCaataaacattttccatttcCACAGCACTTTCCCTCCCCAAGCACGGCGCAGACTCAAAtcccagtgaaatgcagccaccactgGGGTGGTGGCCACAAAGCCTACAGCACAAGGGCAGTGGAACGGGCCCATGACGGGGAGAGAGGCCAAGGGCATCCACGTGGCAGGGGCAACCAGAGAGACACTAACGCTGAGGATGAACGTGGGCTTTGGAGCCCACACTGATCTCCATGCTGCTGGATGTCACGCTCCGAGCTGCACATGCTTCCCATGCAGGCTCCTCCATGGCCGCCCCCCCTCTTCATCCAGGCCCCAGGCAGCTTCAGAAGGAGGATCCCCCCAGATACGAAGAACTGAAAGGCTCCAGGCCAGGACTGCGGCAAAACCTACCCACAAACCTTACAGTCCTGCGCAGGAAGGAGTTGAAGTTGCAACCGCCGGCGTTGATGCTCCCCTCCGACCCGCTGCGCCCCTTCAGCTTGGACTGCAGGCAGTAGATGATGCCTTCCCCGACCATGATCTGGGGGGAAGAGCAGAACTCAGTGTGGGCCACACAGGCTTGTAGGCAGGAGGGTGTGTTGGCAAGTCAGAGCAAGAGGTATAAATGTAGAGATTTTGGCACAAGGGCAGGTCCtaccctctcccagcaggggacgctgtagggagcggggcaggagcgctggctgtggagggagctcccagctactgcATTCCCAACACAACACACATCCCCCTCCCGCACACTCTACCATTGCCCTATCGTACCAGGTGGCTGGTGCTGGGGGCATTGGGGCAGAGGGGCCTATGAAGAAGGGGCACAAGTTTGGGCTGCCGTAGCCTGTGCCTGGAACTGTACAGGCCCCTGCAGTCTCTGAAGAAGGGAGG from Lepidochelys kempii isolate rLepKem1 chromosome 25, rLepKem1.hap2, whole genome shotgun sequence includes the following:
- the PLPPR3 gene encoding phospholipid phosphatase-related protein type 3 — encoded protein: MISPKEKSKAPKDSMTLLPCFYFVELPIVASSIVTLYFLELTDLFKPAKVGFQCHDRALSMPYVETNEEMIPLLMLLSLAFAAPAASIMVGEGIIYCLQSKLKGRSGSEGSINAGGCNFNSFLRRTVRFVGVHVFGLCATALVTDVIQLATGYHAPFFLTVCKPNYTLLGISCDSNPYITQDICSGQDQNAILSARKTFPSQHATLSAFAAVYVSMYFNSIISDSTKLLKPILVFAFAIAAGVCGLTQITQYRSHPIDVYVGFLIGSGIAAYLAYHAVGNFQAPTERAPANPPTKDALRALTQRGHDSVYHQNKSVSTDELNPQTRLDGVNRQVQREKNSLGSLKRASVDVDLLAPRSPMGKENMVTFSNTLPRVNTPSMDDPARRHMTIHVPVDACRSKQLITEWKQKSLEGRSMTLAEEASGHARAGSDSVGADEEEHVPSSLYPTVQARTAERAAMGPRVLIQPRPGASQLVHIPEESQGTANISPTSSSAVRAKWMMMAEKGAGQRVANPPRLMQVIAMSKQQGLVSVTPKHSETSSSSTSSDSSQYRSPSERDSSSIITIDAHAPHHPVVHLSSGNGPWEWKVAQKGSDGQEAYELNEMGKDYRGFRPTRSAGVSPGSSVSDIEQDEPRYGSVATINVATGGGGAAERGEGMPENVLGPTSRESTLRRKPTSLTVSEKDGHTDNEAENYYKKIQANRRFKE